In the genome of Spirochaetota bacterium, the window CCCAATTCAACTGCCTTTTCCCAGAAATAAAGACGTTCATTATCCTTGCCTGCAAATGTATAAAAATCATTTCTGTCTGGAATCTTTTTATACGGCAGTGATGCAATTGCTTCCTGTGATGGGCACACCATGCACAAATCGTAAAGGTTGTGATGCGGCCTGCGGTACGGTAGCACCTTGTCAAACCATCCCGGTATAATACTGTCGCGGTAATGGGGATACAGCGCAATTCCACCGTTCAGCGCAAGCGGCAGGTCCATCTGATAATCCACAAGCCCGCCGTCACGGAGCATTACAGTGTGACCGTCAAAAGTATACGGCACACCTTTCATCACCAGTGGAATAGCACCTGAGGCCATAATAGCTTTTTTAAGGTTTGAAGCATCAAGCCCAATGTAATGAGTATTGAAGTTATTCCACTTAATAAATTGGGGGTATTCCCTTGTGTCATAAAACACAAATCTGTCAAAATGTAATTGCAACAATTTCCTGCTTACTGCATTGGTCAAAGCAGTTACAGCCAGGCCTGCCATAAGAGGGTATTTATGCTCGTAGCTCAGCAGGTGTTTTGAACGTGCAGTGATAATGCAAAGCCGCAAAACCGGATGCGTAAGTATCTCTTTTATTTTGTTGTCGGGCAGGTAGG includes:
- a CDS encoding patatin-like phospholipase family protein, with protein sequence MKQLCTIKAGKNAYKIIKEEGLQKERIQCVLGAAGGPKWLVLYGLDKAIYKHFLSKRKSTVHLIGSSIATWRFAALAQKDGARALDTFKERYMAQKYSLNPNRDEITAETVAIMETYLPDNKIKEILTHPVLRLCIITARSKHLLSYEHKYPLMAGLAVTALTNAVSRKLLQLHFDRFVFYDTREYPQFIKWNNFNTHYIGLDASNLKKAIMASGAIPLVMKGVPYTFDGHTVMLRDGGLVDYQMDLPLALNGGIALYPHYRDSIIPGWFDKVLPYRRPHHNLYDLCMVCPSQEAIASLPYKKIPDRNDFYTFAGKDNERLYFWEKAVELGVHMAEEFMELVDSGKIKDRVVVL